The segment CTGAACGAAGGGCTCCTTCTCTGTATATCAAACCTACAGCGCAGCAGATAGGCCTGAAGGAGATCATCCTCTCAATGCGGTAGGAGTTGCTGCCGCTGTAGGCCTCAAAGCGGGGGTAGTCTCCCTTCTCCAGGACAAACTGCTGGCCGCAGAAGCTGGAGTGCTCGTAGCCCACCCAGCTGAGAACAAAAGATGAACACGGTTAGCCAGAAACCAAGGAAATACAAAATCACCACACTTTATCAGTCAATGAGATATTGAGTTTTTTCATCATCTCTGGCCTCTAAAAGTCAACAACAGGATACGTACGCGCCACACTCCACCTTCAGGGAGCGAATGTTCTCCATTCCACACTCCATGATGTTCTGGCAGCAGGCGGTGAACTCCATACGCCTGCCCTGGAAATACTCCTGATCGTAAACTGTGatctgtaaagaaaaacaaaatgatgaatgaaaatgtgaattaaaaaaaaagcctatcAACTTCTCTGCCTCATCATGGATTGAAACCTTTCACAGTTACCTTGGTTGATGGGTAATGTAGTACAACACATGCTTACCTTCCAGGGGCCCATAGGCATTGGGTTTGTCAGAGCCATGTTGTTGTTTCTTCTCAACTGTATCTGtggaaaatacaataaaatcagGACAGGGATGTGAGATTCCCAAAACACAAATTCTACatgcatgtatataatgttctTGGAGTTATCTACATAATCTCAATTCCTTACTTCATTTGTTACCCATTTTTAAATGTAGCTTTTTCTAAGGCTTTCCCATAAAACCAGAAAATATAAACCTTTAACTTCAAGCTGTTATTCTTTTTCCTGACATTTATTCTTTGAATTATAAGTAAAAAGATTCAAGAATGTTCTCACTCTGAC is part of the Antennarius striatus isolate MH-2024 chromosome 13, ASM4005453v1, whole genome shotgun sequence genome and harbors:
- the LOC137606629 gene encoding beta-crystallin A1-like produces the protein MALTNPMPMGPWKITVYDQEYFQGRRMEFTACCQNIMECGMENIRSLKVECGAWVGYEHSSFCGQQFVLEKGDYPRFEAYSGSNSYRIERMISFRPICCASHKESRMTIFEKENMMGRQFELCDDYPSLQAMGWMNNEVGSMHVQCGAFVCYQYPGYRGHQYIMECDCRGGEYKCYREFGSHSQTPQIQSIRRIQH